DNA from Drosophila busckii strain San Diego stock center, stock number 13000-0081.31 chromosome 2R, ASM1175060v1, whole genome shotgun sequence:
ATTCGTCCTCTGCACGAGTCAAGTTGACAAccaatttcattttaagttTAGGGTCATTGCGCTTCATTTCATCCATGCGCAGacgctccagctgcagcagcgctggatTTGGCTTATTCGTTGTCTTCTTGCGCGGCTGTTTCTTTAGTACTACGGTGTTGTCGTTGGGTGAGAGGAATTGTTTGGCTGGCACTTCCACCTCACCCACACCTTCTTGAATGTCTACTTCCAGCAGACTGGCTAAGATTGACGAACTAAATGCGGCTACATCCAGTTCTAGGGATGCCGCTAAATCCTCTAAAGGTGTATCAACCTCTGGTACGGCAGGATCATCTTTTCATAGATTTCAGCTGCACAGCAGCGGCGCCTGAGGTAACAGAAGTGATCTTCAAGCCGGATGATCCAGTGACATTTGATACCAttggcgctggcggcggcggttcATCGTCATTGTCCGAATCAATAGTAATTGTGTCTGTTTTGGGCTCCacgatttcaatttcattgtcCTCATCATCGCTGGCTTGTTTCTctgtaaaaataaagaaaaacatttaataatataataataaacttacaattaattaaaaatagtgtGTTGGTCAGTAAATTAAAGCGAAATGTTAAgaaatactttatttatttaagcgtGGAATCgtttttaatatgttttataAACTTAGTCTAATTGGCAATAACTTGGCTGAAGCTTAGGCATTGAGAAAACGTATTTCCTCTAATGGAAAATTGCTACTAAGCTTTTGCAGCGTCTTATCATTAGGTCTGGGCTCTCGCTCCAGCTCGCGATTGTAGCACTCATAGGCAAACTTGGCCATTTGCCAGCGCAGCTTGCAGGCGCGTGCATCGCGGCGAAAACGTGCCAAGCGTCTGGCCAACTCCGCCCATAAACGTTCACGAGCGCCCACATCTTCATATTCTACATGCCGCGGATTCCAAAGCGTGGGATAAACGCGTATGGCCAGCACTAACTgctgcacaaattgtttgtcaTCAGGCATATCCTTTAGCTTGGCTGTGCCAGCattattttgctgctctgcATAATCCTGCAGTGGTTCAAATTCATCGCGCAAATCCTGCTCATCGATTTTGTATAGGAAATACAACGAAGCCAAGTACTTGGAATACTTAAGCTCCAGATTGGCAAAAATGCGCTTATCCTTGATGGTCTTGAGGCGAAAAGATTTATACATTTCATACATTTGCTGCCAACGCTCCACAATATACTCGGTGCGATATTCTgtaaagcaaaagttcaagTTAATAGAAGCAAGCTAGTCTAGTCAGCAGTATAGTCACTTACTTGGTGTAGTTTTGCAGAAATTATACCAAAGTGACTTGCGCGTTTGTTCATCAATGCTGTTGAATTCGGGATCGGCTGATTTGCGCCATAGCACCGGATGGCTCTTGGCAAAATTGATGATGCGCTGGTCTATGGTGCACACTTCAATGGGACGCACTAGTAGACGGCCTGAGTTCTTGGCTGGCATGTCCTGATGTATGGTATTCTCTATGGCATCCAGCTGCTTGCGCTCAAATCCATCGCCATCATCCTCACCGCAGTCGACATGCAGCCATTCACTTAGTGGTAGATCACGGTTGGCCAAATAGTTGGTAGCCTTGTCACAGTAGCCACGGAAACGTTTGCCCTGCTTCAGGCGCCGCTCAATGCGCACATAACGCTTGCGTACATTCTTCCAGCGCAGCTTGATGTCATCGCCGCGTGGAAAGTGACTGGCAATGACGCGCCACTGCTTGTGGGTGACCTCCATGTTGCCGTAGTCCGGATGCTGCGTGCACCAAATGGAAGGATATTCGCGCAGCAGTCGAGTTAGCTTGCGATCATAGGCATGCGCTTGCTCATTGCGATTCATGTTCTCCTCTGTGTCCAGCGCATCGTGCTCATCATCGaaatcatcgtcgtcgtcctcATCGTCATTGAATTGCGCCTCAGGCtccaaattaatattatgctgctcctgctgctcatCATCCTCAATTTCCGCTTTGATTTCCACTTCTACGCTTTCCCCAAGCGCTCTTAGCGGCGGCAGCGGTTCCTGATGTTCACCATCCTTTAAATTCGCATGCAAACTCTTGCGATATTCATAGACCTGATTGTGAAAACTATTGCTGCCCGTATTGTACAAATCCACATCATCCAGCTGTCCATAGCACACATAATCCACAGCTGCAATcataaaacaaatgagcataggcaatatattaaattaaagcgaaaAACTGCTGCAGAATTCGTTTCCATTGCCCTTCTAAttcaaatttactttttgGATTCATTGCAAACACATGGACTAAGCTCAAGTTGCCAAAAACGCGCAAAGGAAATGGAACTTGCAGAATTTTTCGCATCATTAGAAATATTAGAGGATACTTACTTGCGTGTCAAATTCAACTTGATAAAACATTTACAGTGGACACTTGTCCATGTGTTTAAAAATTCACCAAAAACAACTCAAATTTTACACtagttataaacaatataaataactatagatatatatacactttggcaaCACTTGACGCGATTTTACTTAAGATTTGTTTTCGCTTAGTTCTAAGTTTACTTACCAGCAGCTAGTTGACCATTCTCCAAGCTATTGGCGTCGTTCTTAAAGCCCATCTCACGCATATCCACCAGGCACTTAtcctgcagctgcttgaaGCGTCCAATGGCATAGGTCATCATATAGGAAATATGTACATAGAGCTCCTTGAGTTCCATTGAACTACGCGCCGTATTGTACGCATTGGAGTTGGTGAACGACTGCACCTTGCCCGTCAGATGCGTGCAGATTTCCATAGCATTGAAGACGCGatcctgcagctgcttgcgtGCTTTGCCAATGGGCGTATCGGGAAAAGTCTGCCGCACTAGCGTAGGCTTATTAACCATAGAAGCTGGCGTCATTGTTATGGTGGTGCCACCGCCATTGCTGTTCGTCTGCAGCATAGACTGAGCTTGATTACTGTTGTTCATGCGCACCATTTGCGGCGTACGCTGCTGTGGATTTGATTGCGGGTTGTAGATGCCTATGTTGTTGCCAAACGCGGGACTGTTGTGCAGCATGCGCGGCCCAGCTGCGCCACGTTGACCCATCATGAGTTGAGGATTGACGACAGCAGGCGCCAGCGGCGTTGAAGGCTGCGCATTGGCTGGCATTTGACGCTTCACCTGTATGAGGCGTCCATTGGGCAAGCGATAGGAGTCCTGTTGAGCTGCACTGTTCAGGTCAACGCGGTAGCCATTGATCGTATGGAACACAGGTGCTGCGCTACGTATGGCACTGGGCACTGGATTGCGAGCTGCGCGAGCTGTTGACGAAGCTGGACTGGGCGTGGAGCCGCGATAACGCATCCCCGAGCTGCTTAACACCAAAGGTGGCGGCAAACTGCTCCGTGACATGGCAGCtgcgttgccattgctgctgctgctcgcactTGTACTGGCACTAGTGCTAGGACTTGGTCCAGTGTAGTTTTGTTGCACCGTAACAATGCGCGGCGTGCtggttttgctgctgctgctgctggcgattGATATTGTGGCGCGTGATGCTGGTTTTGGAGTCACAGAGATTTGACAGTCCGGCTCCAGCATGCTAAGCAAATCGGGAGTGCAGACAACTTCATCGTTTGAAGACTTGGGACGTTTCACGGGCGGTCCTTGACCTTGTTGAGACTTGCTAGACTTCTTGGCAGAGCCAACAGAGCTGCCACGACTGCGCTTCGATGCATTCGACTCCAGACTCTCCATAGAGTCTGACAAGCCACTAATCTTGGCCTTGGCcaaacggcagcagctgcttttgtccTTTATCATGTGCTTGCGTAGCTCCGCCtcaggcagctgcagcgtttgTAGCCCACTAGCAATGGCAACAGATTAATAtaatagttatatatacattgaCATAACTTACTTCTTTTGTGTTTCAATATAGTTGGTAAGCGCCCAGTGCTGCGCGCGCAGTGGCCAAAGTATTTTCGAGGTGCACTTGAAGCAATTCCAGTTCTCGTTCTGTTCGATATCTATAATAACGCCTCGCGATAGATTCTTTATAATGCAGGATTTGCAAAAGACAAATGGACAAGTCGAGCAGCAGTAGACCTCGCCGCCTTGACCGCACCAGCGGCAGTAAAGCTCGGAGCCATCCTCGCCTTTTGAGAACTCGCCGCTGTTATAGAAATCATGGCACTTGGAACAGTGTGTCACACGCAGTATGGGATGCATCTTAATGTTCTGCTCTGCGCTGGGCGATGTGCCCACATGCATTTTACAAACAGTGCAGTGCACCTTGCGCTGATTAACAGTGTCCACGGTGGGATACATCTTGAGATAAAAGCGGCGCTCCTCCTCCGATATGCTGTCGTCAAACTCATAGTTGGTGCCTGAATGGAAACATAGCCATGGTTAAGCTATATGCTATAAGGGTGTGCGGCTACTCACTTGTaaaatcaaagtcaaaagcCTTTAGCAAAGGAGAAGCCACCTCTGGCAACGCCACGGCCGTCGACGGCTCATTGCcggttgcgctgctgctgctcattttgtGTGTCCGCCGGCAATCAAAAGTGCAGTCTATCCACCTACCCCCGTTCCTCAAGTGCACTTCTTGTAGTTAACAAAAATGCCTTTATTTGTTGCGCGCACGCTCGCTAATAAACGGGCGCGTACACTGTCGGAAaaggtaacaacaacaaaaacgcgTCTCTATATTTTACTGCTGTTTGCCGCAACAATAAAACACAGATACCAATGCGTGCACGGCACACacaatcgcacacacacacacgtaatggtaaacaaaacaaattgcagtttcCTTAAgcgttaaaatatttattttgactactttatgcttattatttaaattttcagtgTTATTTTATTCACCATTTGACTTTTTTCACGCGACAGCCGACTATCGGCATATTCAAAATGGCAGCCCCTTCGTGAAGACACGAAGTCTACCAGGCTAGCGTAATACTagtatacatacacacaattttCGGATGAATAGAGTTGAACTTTTATACTTATAAtggaaaagtttaaaaataacctctgattaatattatttttagctgaaaactcattaaacaaaaactttactCAATTGACGATCGTTTGATCTGTGGTTAGATAGTTGGTcatatttttacataaaatcTTAGAAtcttagaattttttaattatgtaaacATTGTTTGAAAACTCTtacattcaatattttataaaataaacagctttaaattatgttgAGGTTAGCTTTACAATGCCTGGCAACTCTAAATTGCACAAGGGTCATCTCTTTCCGACTTATAGAAGATCCATAAAGAAACGAACATAAACGAAGTGAAAAACGGGTTGACATGGTTAAGTTCGGAAAATATAGtttgaaattattgtttttaacttttgcaAACAGTTACAATACCTATTgtcgtttaatttgaatttaaattttaaattccaGCAAAGGCGGTCAGAGATTGCAACGTTTCACAACACTAcgaagaatttaattttttccacAAATTTAAGAAACTGACAAATTTATTGcccttttttatgtttttattattacaattagttcaatatatacaaaaataacaattgaattaaaaaaataaaaatacttatataaacaaatgtctATTGTGAATTCTATCGTCAAGAAGATGCAACTAGTGAAAACACTGCCGATAACAAATGCAGTACTGATAACTTTAGTTGAAATTACAATTCTATTGAAATCGACTACTGCGAattttgtcattgtcattggtttatttacataaataacttTGACAAATTACACATTTACGTTGCCCAGTGGAAATGTAATACATATTGATTCAGATTTGAAGTCAGTTTAAACCAACTTAGCCCAATCGGTCTGCCATAAAATGGAGCCCGCTTCATCAAAATCAACAACGGAGTCGGACTTCTTCTATGGCTGGGATCTATTGTACAAAACAGTCTCGGCTGGCTTAAACAAAAAGGCCGATGCGCTGATTGTGCTGGCTCATTTTCTGTTAACAAAGCACTACAAGTTCCGTTGTGTGGGCATTGGTGATGATGTGAGTATGGCTTAGCTATTATAATACGCAGaattatattgttgctgtattttGAGCAGAAAACCTTGCCGGAGGATGAGCAGGGCAGCGAACTGATGCCAGACAATTGGAATGGCGATTGCAGCAAGTACTCGCTGCGTTATGTGCACGACAAGAAGCTCTATCTGCTGCTGGGACACATAACCGAAGATGCTTTGATTCTCAATCTGTTGGATATAAATACAAAGAATGTGTCCAACATTTGTATTACACCGGAAACTTTGGTAGCCGAGATACAAGGCGGcattacaaaaacaatgccGACAGCAACAGATATTGTTGATCGCTTTCGCAAGGAGTTATGCGATCCGGTAAGTACAGTCAATCCATTGTCACATAGCACTTAATACATGTGCTTCTTAGGTCTTTACTGGCAATTCACGCGAGGCCACAACACAGACGCTGACCAGCCAGTCACCAGTCGCTCAACCGCAGTCTGCAGATCCTTTACGCATTGGCGAGCCAAGACGTCCTGGGTATGCCTAGCGCTTAAACTATTGATATGTTATTAACTCTATATTTATTGTAGTTCATTTATGCCGCATGGCTTTGAGCCACGTCCATTTGGCTTTCCTGACATAGGCCGCGGCGATTTGGACCCCTTGGGACGCGGATCGGGCAATCTGTTCCCATTTCCTAGAAATCCGAACTTGGCGCGCTTTGATCCCTTTAATCCCATTGGACCAAATCCACATGGACCCGGACATATGGGACCCAATCCAGATCATATGCGCCCACCGGACTGGAATCCGGATTACTACATGTAAACGCAAAGATAGAGACTGCTGACAAATCAATAGTTGCAAGCACCTTGAGTTATAacttttgcttacatttaaactgaaatatatattctGCTCTCGATCAAGTAAATGAAACAagtgcgtgtgtttttttatatatttattgtaactttaagatatatataatgtttCTTGTGTTGGCCACATGCGTGTACAAAAGAAAACAGACAAATCcgcttaaatattaagtatatatatattaatgtatgtatgtgacGCTATCAAGTCGTAAACTAACTTTTGTGAATTGAGCTGCGAGTCGAGCGTGTCAATTCGCCATcagtgcaacaaaattttacaaatttaaaaaaagcattaaaactaCACGAATGTTAAATGGCCTGTTAAtgcgcaaaaatataaaaagaaattgttttatatagtttcatattttatatagttaaagGTACTTGGTAATCTCAAGAAGAAAACTCAAAACGAAATAAGCGCTGCGCAGctatttttctctttttttttatattaataagaTTGGTTTTTGCTCTCCGTTCTGTATCAAGCATTAGCCTATGTctatattttgctaaattatttaagctctTGTTATAGATGTGCGCTTGACTTAAATTAACGCTGCACTTGACAGTCAAGAGGGCTGCCTTATAATAATGTCTATATAAACTTTACGATTTATTATAGTAAACATGCGTGCCTTGCTTTAACGGCTCCAAGGGCTCAACGTATAGTGCATTGTTGTGTGCTGTTCACCgaagctgttgttgctcctcaTACTCCTTACGCTTGCGCCACGCTTCTCCCCCGTTCAGTCCCATTCCCCAATAAACATGCGTGGTGTGGGCACATAGCCGCGTGTTGGCAGCGGTAAATGGCGTCCATAGATGTGATTGTAGGGTGATTCAACAAGTTCGGAATCTACAAGAAGCAGTTAAGCGTGATATTAGCAAGTAAGTCTTAATAGTAGAGATGTATGCATGATATGAACAATATGTATGATATGAATATGTGTTTTGTATGTACATTGAGGGTAAGGTTCTGTGGCAGTCCAAAGGGTCCAAAGTAAAGGTAAAAGTTAGTATGCGTACAGTTTAAGGctgttgattgttttttttttttaaggcaTTTACCCGGGTACAACAAAAGGTGGTGCTAGCTAATACCTTTACCCAAAAAATAGGCAAATTTTtcgcatttatatatacacagcgCTATATGTTTTTAAACGTTAACCGACACTCGAGTAAAGCAACCAATAGTGACATAACCTCAATTGTTGACTTGCGCTCTGTTTTTATTCGTTTTGTCTCATTttctgtgctgtgctgtgtgtgcaacaaattttcaatagTCAAGTATCTGAATTTTCTTGAGACTAAGACTGCGCGGCTTGCGCGGCTTTAGGTAGCCATAAATGGATTCCATGTCACTGATGTCAAGGCGGCTGGCAGTGCGCCCAGTTCTTTGTGCAGGCGGTGCATTGTTTGTTgtactttttgctgttgctgccgtgtTGTTGcctactgctgttgttgttgttatgctggctgttgttgttgttgccgctgctgctgctgtggttgctgcggctaccgctgccgccgccgctgttatacttttgtttttactattgaaattatttttgcttttcaagaCGTCGTCATTGTTTTtcaagcttttgttgctgttgttgttcgttaGCTGTCGCTTATTgtagttgttattattattgttgttgtcatataGTTTTTTGTCAGCTTGCTGCAAAAGTGTTGCAGACTGCGGACGTCTACCACGCCAACttggcgctggcagcagcaacttgttcttgttattattattattgttgttgttgttctggaACTTGCTGTTGCAATGTTTGCTGTTGTAGTATTGCGTACgcctgttgatgttgttgttgtggtcaGTGGGCACACGCTCGTAAAGATTAACAGGCGCTATGCGCCGCCGTCCGCCGTACATATAAAGGGAACCCTCCTCATTGGGTTGCTCAAAGAAACTCTCCGTCGACTGCGACTTCTGGCGCACAGCCGTCGCGGCCAGCTGTCGCATATAgagatttgcatttgcatcgTCTTTGTCAAAGTCCAGGTCAAAGTCATCGTATGCGTAACTGTCCGAAGTCATGGTCAACGGCTCGTCCTGCTCCTGCACCTGCTCCAGCACCGATACATCACTCTCGCTGCAATACTTGGTGGGCCCATGCCGATCTGCCAGACCGCCACTCAGCCGCTGatgccgccgcagctgctgaCTGCTCAAGCTGCGCTGCGGTCGCGGCGCTGGTATCTCACCACAGAGCGGCGCCAGCGCATAGCAGCTAACGCAATTGCAGGCCTGCTGCGTGGTCAAGGGCAAGCGGCGCATGGATACGCGTCGCGCACCCGCGCGCACTGCCAGCTCCTCTAGATCGTCATAGTATTGCGCCGGcggtggcgctggcgctggcttcggtgccgctgctctgctctgcttgcgCTGGTAATGCTGACAATGGCGACTGTGTTGGTGGCGTGAATGCgcatgatgttgctgctgttggtgttgctgttgtgtgcatgtatgtgggtgctgttgctgttgcaagtgcaatGCGTGCATTTTgtgtgatgatgatgaataGCCGCCCTGTTTATAAATACCTATGCCGCTCTCATAGCTGCGCGTCTGCCAaatttgatgttgctgctgctgctgttgctgttgctgctgcttcaatagctgctgctgcagatgatGTGGATGGGCAAGCGCATGATGTGCATGTGGATGTGCATGCATGCCAGCCAAGTGATTGTGTATCATTGAAGTCTTCTTTTGGCTCAGCGTGCTcatgccattgttgttgttgttgttaatgttgctgttgttgttattgttgttgtggttgttgttgccgttggtaatgttgttgccattgccatcgCGCTGATCCTTGTTGTTCTTTGACGACTTGACAAAGTTGGGCACGCGTGCACGCAGGCCACAATAATAAGGATCATCTGCATAACAGTTTAGTTATAAAAGTTATATGTATAGTACTGAAAGTTTAAACTTTGACATTTACCGTATTTCTTGTTGTCCTTGCCTTTGTCCGATTTGCCGCGTGACAGCTTGATTCTAGTTTCCAAATCAATGTCATCATAGTCcggctataaattatatataatttatatatttagcatgTGTATAATACTAGTTTGGcccacccaaaaaaaataaataaatcgcaaatcaaaagacttaggcaacgaactcaTTCAGCTGCCTTGTAACTAAACAATTTTGCGCAAGGTGCGCCAGCCTATGtctctgtatgtgtatatgtgtgtgtgcttacaGTTATAGCCCATAACTGTGCAGTCTGGCCAAGAGGCCGCCAATAGCTTTTGGCTCGCAGCTCGCTGAGCCCAGTGGCAACATTCcatgcatattaattacacGCGATTCGTTTGcagttatgcatatatatgtatatagatttcagtttaattttgctgctgaaATTCGTATTTTTATTGACTGCAAGCCAAATGCTTGTTGAAGCCCAACGCTCTGACAATGGCAAGCGACAGCAAAATCCGTCGCCGCAACAAGTGGCCTGGTATTTAGAGCtaagagccagagccagagcaagaGCCCCAGCGCTCACGTTTTGCAAGTGCGCGCGCGTTGCGCATGTAGCCAAGCATAGCCAGCTTGCCacactttgtttttgtatatacttATAACTGTGTATTTATTACACCTGCCTACAAAACTTCAGAGTAGCTTCAGCACTTGCGTAAACGTAAAACTTACCTTTGGAATCAGATCGTGCGCATAGACATTGTCCCTGGGTGGCAATTTGGGTGGCTTCTCGCTGCGTTTGTGCGCCAACTGCTgcgtctgcagcagcaactgttctCGTGTGGCAGCTACATGACCACTGCTGCCATTATTCAAATGCttgcccagctgctgctgatgctggtgcaactgttgctgatgtGCGCTGCCAAAGCCCGAGCTGCCCGAACTGCcattgctgccattgccagcgACGCTATAGGGATCCTCATCCGGTATGGGTATGCGCGGGCGATTCTTGATGTCGACAATGGGACGTTGCACTGCAAAGAGAGCCAAacacataaatcaataaacaataaaagttgctGTCCAGAGCCAGGCTTAGTTTATCTATTAACGGCTACAGTCGaagaaaaaatgtttgaagtctgactaaaaatatagaaagatagattatttaaaattactttatttttattaggatatattttaaatatttaattcagtttaaatttaaatttcttcatttattttcttctgCTCGCTTTGCAAAGaataatataacaaacatTATTTGTTTCTTTCAGTGTGCAGCGCTTCACTTGTTGCTTGGCTGACTTACCTGGCGGCAGTTTGCTCTTTAGCATATCCATGGCGACCACATTGACAATGAGCACCCAGATGGGGCACTCCAAAATGTCATTTTCCGATTTGACAAAGGCCACTACCGATAGACACTGCGTCTCCAAGCGCCGGCGATCCGGATAGGCACGGCGTAGTTCACGATTCACATTCGACTGGAACTTCTTCATGTCGaacagctgcaaacaaatacacacatacaattagCTACAGTGCAACGTGGTCGATGTGGAATAACTTGCCTTGACTATTTTTTCGCTTTCGAGGGCTTGATTGGGCAACTTTAGGATTTCGGCACCAATGGAGGTCTCCTCATTGGCATTGCTGGCGGTGCTCTTGACAAATACATTGCTCTTGGCATAGCGACGCACAAGTATGTTGCCAGCATCGTCCATTTTGATCTTAACGCCCTGTAATAAAAAATCgtaagcttataaataaaattgcgaAATTTAAGAAGAAATGAATTTGCTAATGCGCTTTGCTTGtcaattcttttaatttggcggcgcaatatgcaaattacttCTGTCGCTGATTAATCACACATACCTGACCAATCAGACGCTTGAGCTCATCGGTTTTTTGATCGCGCATGGGATTGTCAAAGCCGCAGAGGCCAATGCTGCAAAagaattaaagttaaaaagtaAAGTGAGTGATAATTATAAGTGGCGgacattattaataacaagtCAAGCAGCTGTCGCcttaaatacataaacaatagcgcagtttgctgctgcgctgctgctgctgccacattcACTTTCCAAGGGGCTTAACTTGCGCAGTTGCTGTGCCGAAATGAGTCAGcggcaacattttgttatattaaacGTTTGACAAAACATTTTGGCCAACTGGCAACGTTGCATAAAGGCACACAGACAAGCAATAAATGTAGCATATGCGCTTGCCACAAATTCGCATTGACAGTGATTTATGCGCTTGCCGCAaagtgtggcagctgcagctcaaaacgcaatataaaaaataaaaaaaaattaacaacaaactttttgtgtgatataaaaaatcatattttGAGCGGCTTGTTTAATTGCAGCACAAGGCTGTGGCGCTTGCTGTGGCTGCGTCatgcaagtttgttgcccaAGTCTTTTGTTGTGTAGTGAAAAACTTAACAAGTCAAGGCgtagtttttgctgttgctgttagaCAAGCTACACTGTACTTGGCTAGCGTTCTCTTTAAGGTCGTCCAAAATGTCGGCTAAAATGCTAACAAGTAGCTGGCAAAAAGGAAGCCGCAAAACGCGGCTAACAATGCAACAAAgctaat
Protein-coding regions in this window:
- the LOC108596505 gene encoding uncharacterized protein LOC108596505, which codes for MSSSSATGNEPSTAVALPEVASPLLKAFDFDFTSTNYEFDDSISEEERRFYLKMYPTVDTVNQRKVHCTVCKMHVGTSPSAEQNIKMHPILRVTHCSKCHDFYNSGEFSKGEDGSELYCRWCGQGGEVYCCSTCPFVFCKSCIIKNLSRGVIIDIEQNENWNCFKCTSKILWPLRAQHWALTNYIETQKNGLQTLQLPEAELRKHMIKDKSSCCRLAKAKISGLSDSMESLESNASKRSRGSSVGSAKKSSKSQQGQGPPVKRPKSSNDEVVCTPDLLSMLEPDCQISVTPKPASRATISIASSSSSKTSTPRIVTVQQNYTGPSPSTSASTSASSSSNGNAAAMSRSSLPPPLVLSSSGMRYRGSTPSPASSTARAARNPVPSAIRSAAPVFHTINGYRVDLNSAAQQDSYRLPNGRLIQVKRQMPANAQPSTPLAPAVVNPQLMMGQRGAAGPRMLHNSPAFGNNIGIYNPQSNPQQRTPQMVRMNNSNQAQSMLQTNSNGGGTTITMTPASMVNKPTLVRQTFPDTPIGKARKQLQDRVFNAMEICTHLTGKVQSFTNSNAYNTARSSMELKELYVHISYMMTYAIGRFKQLQDKCLVDMREMGFKNDANSLENGQLAAAVDYVCYGQLDDVDLYNTGSNSFHNQVYEYRKSLHANLKDGEHQEPLPPLRALGESVEVEIKAEIEDDEQQEQHNINLEPEAQFNDDEDDDDDFDDEHDALDTEENMNRNEQAHAYDRKLTRLLREYPSIWCTQHPDYGNMEVTHKQWRVIASHFPRGDDIKLRWKNVRKRYVRIERRLKQGKRFRGYCDKATNYLANRDLPLSEWLHVDCGEDDGDGFERKQLDAIENTIHQDMPAKNSGRLLVRPIEVCTIDQRIINFAKSHPVLWRKSADPEFNSIDEQTRKSLWYNFCKTTPKYRTEYIVERWQQMYEMYKSFRLKTIKDKRIFANLELKYSKYLASLYFLYKIDEQDLRDEFEPLQDYAEQQNNAGTAKLKDMPDDKQFVQQLVLAIRVYPTLWNPRHVEYEDVGARERLWAELARRLARFRRDARACKLRWQMAKFAYECYNRELEREPRPNDKTLQKLSSNFPLEEIRFLNA
- the LOC108595540 gene encoding proteasome inhibitor PI31 subunit; the protein is MEPASSKSTTESDFFYGWDLLYKTVSAGLNKKADALIVLAHFLLTKHYKFRCVGIGDDKTLPEDEQGSELMPDNWNGDCSKYSLRYVHDKKLYLLLGHITEDALILNLLDINTKNVSNICITPETLVAEIQGGITKTMPTATDIVDRFRKELCDPVFTGNSREATTQTLTSQSPVAQPQSADPLRIGEPRRPGSFMPHGFEPRPFGFPDIGRGDLDPLGRGSGNLFPFPRNPNLARFDPFNPIGPNPHGPGHMGPNPDHMRPPDWNPDYYM
- the LOC108597633 gene encoding uncharacterized protein LOC108597633 → MVSRRKILSRSRDDLNLDQTFNQQEEEEDVWYQKDKLYKEHIQEVLDKWTQIDDEIWAKVIVFERNRRVAKAYARAPVLTINGSDDGFDGMRIGLCGFDNPMRDQKTDELKRLIGQGVKIKMDDAGNILVRRYAKSNVFVKSTASNANEETSIGAEILKLPNQALESEKIVKLFDMKKFQSNVNRELRRAYPDRRRLETQCLSVVAFVKSENDILECPIWVLIVNVVAMDMLKSKLPPVQRPIVDIKNRPRIPIPDEDPYSVAGNGSNGSSGSSGFGSAHQQQLHQHQQQLGKHLNNGSSGHVAATREQLLLQTQQLAHKRSEKPPKLPPRDNVYAHDLIPKPDYDDIDLETRIKLSRGKSDKGKDNKKYDDPYYCGLRARVPNFVKSSKNNKDQRDGNGNNITNGNNNHNNNNNNSNINNNNNNGMSTLSQKKTSMIHNHLAGMHAHPHAHHALAHPHHLQQQLLKQQQQQQQQQQHQIWQTRSYESGIDSELVESPYNHIYGRHLPLPTRGYVPTPRMFIGEWD